From the Glycine max cultivar Williams 82 chromosome 11, Glycine_max_v4.0, whole genome shotgun sequence genome, the window TCATGCATCTTTCATCCAATCCAAACCTACGCGAGATAGCAATAGAAGGCTACAACAATGAATGATATGTAACAAACTGATTGTGATTTTGTGATGGTAACAGATGGGTTCAACAATGAAGCCAACGATATTCAACGATAGAGTAGCGGTAGCGTTGCGGAATTGGCACCAGACAGCGAAGAAGCACATAAGACAGAACCGTGTGGGGCCGCTGTCGTTGTCGGGGACTCCGACGTCGAGCAGGCCCACAACCCCAAGTCACCACCTGTCCCCGGTGCACCTCTTGCGATACTACCGCTCCGAAATCGACAGCTTCCCCGCGTCTCCGCGAAGGTCAAACTTCGACGATAATAATATGGATTCTCCTTCTCCTTCCTATTCGCTCCACCAATTGCCACCAcaaacaacagcaacaaccaaTGACTCCGCCAATGATAATAACGCCACCACACACCATGAGATTGTCGTGGTGCACAGCAAGGAGTTTTCGTTTGATAAAAGACCTACCAGTAGTAGTGGTAATAcgtaaatatataaaatcagtgaccaaaaaacaaaatcaaaatatcttaGGACAAGGATGCATGGGATGATCTCAAGCTATGCTTCTCGATCAGGCAAAGCATTAATcttattgaatttatttatggTGTTTCATTTGTGTAATTaatggattattattattattattatgttaaattgattattatattcATGAAGCAATATAAgttgatctttttctttttcgttgtAACATTTACTTGCCTATCAATAGTTGGCATATAtggtatgtaaaaaaatatatatgcatgaCGCATTGTAAATTATTGTCATCTGAAATTCCAGAcaagtggtttttttttttctttctttttttctaatgtaTTGAAACTCGAGAGTGGAGTACTTGAGTAGTTGAGTTTCGCTATGGTGTTGTGAGATAGTAATTTATTaagagatagattgaatgagaattatgttatgtttgaaatgtaatttttgtctttttattttttcaaatatatgtttttagtttttttattaaaatgtttgatcttttacttttaaaaaaattgtgattttattcttttattttttaattgagatattttgtctctcatttttaaataatttgtaattgtaGTCCTTATGTTTAATGTCAAATGTTGATCTATGtattctataaatatttacaaacaactatttatttattatactaatgataaatgttttttaaaattatttaattgctaataagctttatttattactttttttaaaaaaaaaaatacaatcaacaagtttgaaattgattaaggaaactaaaataaaatattttaaaaaaataggaaacaaaatgtttaaattaaaaaataagaatactaaaattaagaattttttaaaagtagaaaacaaaatatctcaattaaaaaacaaaaattaaaatcacataacgaaaattacaTTAAggcttgatttttttattattgttgtacaTGTAAatggtttaaattaatttgaaattatgaCACCCACTAAAGTCAAATGTAGTATTTCAGAATTTAAGTAGTGTATATGGTTTTGGATTAAAATATTGTTACTccacacaaaaaaaagttatagaacGGGATGTAACATCTTATATCTTTTAACAACCACCTCAAATGAGTGATCTGGTTGTATCATCAGACAGATCGAGTAAAAATGAGATGAGTGGGAGAAAGCTTTTGTCAACCGTCTACTGCTTGGTTTGCAGAAGGCAGATATGCTATGATTATTTGACCTCGGAACACTTGATCTTGCACGCAAGGTATATATgttgacttcaatttgtttggtTCTGGTGTGCAATATTACAAGATTTGAGGCTAATTAATGAATTTCCACTTATCACAATGAAGAATTGGAGATTAAAGTAGCTTTTACTTCTTGCAACAAAGACTTGATCCAGGCTATTTTAGCTGCCAAATTTGCTAGTGCTCTATATTCTTACTCTCTTTTGGAACATTGTTTATTTCAACTCACTGGACACTAAGACACACAATGGAAATTAGTTTCCTTGGAATTTATGAGTGGtgacacaaaagaaaaaaaaaagtaaagaagaatGAGCAAGGGAGGGAAGGGGAAGGTTTTTTGAAAGTCATGGGAAGGAGTGTGAAGAGAGGGGTAATTTAGTACAGTAATAtcgaaaaaaccaaaaagagttGGGGgtgtaaaatgaaaaaagagattGTAGCCATTAGCCAACCCCAACTGTAGTCACTAActaatcctttttattttattttaaaattaccaagaaaaataataaaaatatttcaaagtaaGACTTTGGATCCCAATTCTCTAAAAGCGCATTAATCAATTGTTTCAATTTAATAAGTGATATTGAGATAGAGTTTTAGTATAAACTTTAactatttatattaaaagttttaataccatttataataatattttatttgacttGAGTGAAATTATTTCTCATAAAGCATACTCATgaagttataataaaaaaaaaatcgatcaCATAAATAGGAAGCATAAtaagtcaaaaaataataatacctatttAATCAAATATGATTAATAACTATTGTCTTGCACCTATTAAAGGAGAAGGGATTAAAAAGAAGAGAGTTGTTGTTGGTCCTAACTTCATTATTATTGATCCTTATCAAgtggttgaatttttttaaaaaaatattctaatattATTCTGTTTCAGATTTTGTATGAAGAATCACGtttttattctatatttatttagacTTTACAAGGAGAGAGTATGGTGAATTTGAACtgagatttaaaataatatctttcttgttttttaaaagTTGACTGGGATCACTAACAATTCCTATAGCAACCAATACTAATTCCCTAAAAACAATCTTCTTTCCTTTAGGTTTTCTTGGTGCATAACTTCCCCATAGCAATCCATATGTTATACCAACCCCGTGTGCTATGGAATGCCACCACCTATTGTGGATGGATAGACTTATCCTACTCATAGTTTGTTAGTGTAGTTGGACTTTGGCCctctattcaataaaaaaaaaaaatcctagttTTGATTAACATTAACATAAATATCTTATACACCTATTATTACTTGAAGATGCAAGAATCATTCATAAACTCAATAATTTTAACCCcaagactaaaataaattagGTTGGTTTTATCCAATTTGGATTAGTGTTATCTAAACAAATTTGACAACTTTCGATTTGCTTTACGATAGATTATAATACAAGTAtataaatctaaatttttttatagaagataTAAATCTAATACTAAACGCTTAAATGAACTCATCCACCttaagttaaattaattaaggtccaatttaaatttgaaatatcaagggtctaataataatattattgggCGTTTCGGTTCAATcccgattttttttttctggtatcCAATTGAATTGGAATATGAAATATGGAATatcataataatgataaaaaaaaacgggatgcattttttttatatcattccctaaaattaaaaaaaaatctgcttccgacttttttttaaaggttaGAAACAATGAATTAgtcctacaattttttttttttaccaatcacCAAATGATATGTGAGTAGCTGATGTTGTTCTCAAGAAGTGAAATTGGCttcatattaatttgttttcattttttcttctttttatctaatttttcaaaTCTTAATTTGTTTATGAAGTTAGTATATAGAAAGACATACCAATCCAATAATCCAACATAGACTAAATCAAAATTTGATCACACTAGGTCTGgttaaattactaaaaaatgATTTGTAAAACCAGCTAGAaccaatttaaaatatgttaattaatctgatatttatttttcctccGATCAAATCTTACCCAACCCATGTGTTGATCCACTAAAGAGTATCAATTTCCTTTTAACAAGTACAACAATCACGATGCAGATCCTTAttcttcacctttttttttttcatttctttttaacAAGTCCAAGTCCTATTATTACAAACTCCATGCACCACCGTACAAGAACAGAATCAATTCATAATTTCTAatccttaaataaattaatctcaTCTTATCTTATTAccataaatacattaaattaaacaagTGGATAAGTCAAGCAAATGATATTAAATAAACATAACTTTTGGCAACATAAATAATTCTGTGCCTCTATTGATCCCATACTCCCAACACTGTTTCTTTCTCCGACGACACCCCCTTTTCCCTCGTGATCTTCGACATGGCGAGAGGCGCCTCCCAATCTCAATCCACAGCGTCCCATGCCACCACGCGACCGGGCGTGATGGCTCCTCGCGGCACCGCTGCCGCCACCGCCGGCATGCGCCGTCGTCGCCTCGGCGGAGGAACAAGCTCCGCCTCCGTCAGTGGAGGCTCCGGCGCCGGAGGAAGCAACATGCTGCGGTTCTATACTGACGACGCTCCAGGCCTCAAGATCTCCCCCACGGTGGTGCTCGTCATGAGCCTCTGCTTCATCGGCTTCGTCACCGCGCTCCACGTCTTCGGCAAGCTCTACCGCTATCGTTCCTCCGGCGCCACCGTTTGATTCCTCTTCGCGATCATGGATCTGATCTGGATCACGAAATCCGGTATTCGAAACCTGCGTTTTTGTTTCTAATTTAcgcttctttatttttttgattttgaaaattttcttagGGCTTGATTAGGCTTCCTGTTTCTCTAGCTGTGAAATGATTGGATCTTCTTCTTGCTCTTGAAGGAAGTCGCATTTGGTCTTTCCTTGAAAATTGATCTCTCAATTCATTCATTCTattattacactttttttttgcttaaatttcCTATACAAACAACGGCTGCATTTCAGCAATTTCTATTATCACATTGCGTTCGTTTCTGTTAATCACGTTTTATTAGTTTATGAGCTGCCGCATTTATTATAAAGTAATGATGCAATTGAATTGTAATGGTTTTACTATATTTGATGCTATTAAGTTCTTGATAATAAGGATTTATATGTTGCTTTGGAAAGGTTGTTGAAAAGGCTCATCCTGAATACATCAATGTTGTTACgaaattgaatttacaaataataaacAAGTTAGCAGCTAAATTAGCAATAACTATTGTATATGTCTGTATATAAGGAAAATGAGATACCAATAGCATCTAGTTCAATTGGTTGAACAAAGTGCatgaattgttataaatttcCTCTACTTGTCTTCGATTCGATTGCTAcaggtaaaaaaaagaaaaaaagaaaaatgaggtaTAAGCTTATATTCACACCTTGCAAATTATATCACTTTCCAGGTACTTGTTAAGATGTAGTATATTTCTAATCCGCGATATTGACCTTTGAAGAGAGGGATTGGGACTGTCTTCTATAGATATTGCCACGTTTATCATTGGATGGACCTTTCCTTAAAGGAAAATTCTTTTAACTCTTGAAAGTTGATGGTGAGTTGTCATTGAGTATATCATGGCCTGATTTTGTTCTCAATGTTGACATTGAGTATATCATGGCCTGATTTTGTTCTCAATGTTGAGCTTCCTGTTAAATTATAATGAGATTACCATACCcgttagatttttcttttcagagtGAGTGTAACTGACATTAATGCATAACATTTTAACAGTCATGAATTTTCGTTTTAGTGCACAGCCTTGCAAAATTACCTGCGGGTGCCGTTCATctatgtaattttctttaatattataCATACAAGATCAAAAGGCTTTGTCACGAGTCTTAAGTTATATCCGCATGAGTCATACATATTGCTCTGATCCGTATTTAAAGAAAAGGTAACAGACATTTTAACTCTTACAGTTGTTGGGTGTTCCAACAAAAATGTTGGATGTCCAAAGCAACTGGCCAAAAGTTATCCTGAAAGGCCTCATGTTTCTATTGGATAGATAAATTGCTTTCTTTTTGCCAAAGGACCCGTTATTCATGAAACTTTGCATAGTGTCATGACCTGTCAGTAAAAGATTTTCTTAGCAAACGAAAGCTAGCTTTAGGCCTACTTTTATTCTTCCCGAAGTTATTTTGGTTGCTGATGATCTTGGCTTGGATTGGAACTTGAAGCAGAGAAGAACCAACGCTCGAATCCTTACACTTAATTTCCGCTACTACTTCATGTTAGGATCGGGGATTTAGAGTTTTCCTCTTCTCAGTTTTGAGTGATAGTGGTGATTGGGAATGGAGTAAAGATGCAAATGTAGTTATTCTCTAGTaaggagagagttgtgtttctacttaaaaaaaaaaaaaagacggttgtgtttcttttgagttttgataACTAGGATTCATGCATCctaataataagtaataacaacaataactgAGCTATTTTGTTACAAGTTCATGTTAGTTGCATAAATTAAGTAGcattatatatgtttgttgataattataaaaaaaaaactgttgacATTTAGTTTGGATTGAGCTTGAGGCCCAATCCATATAATTGGCTATCTTGTTATCTCAGTGCGTAATTGAACGCACAAACGGAAGTAATCGTTTAAGCACATGATCCCTAAAATATAATATCTGCAGGTAtcatattgaaaataataagaaagaaTGAATTTTATCCTCTGTGTGATATTAACtacaagtataaattatctGGCTAATATAAATTGTCATAACTACAACTgactaaaaaacaataaacgAGCTGCAATAGCTTTGCCACTCTTGTAGGCCTGGAACAGTTACATTTGTTTACAAGGCCCTTGAGAAAGGTCTAGAAACAATGTTGGAGATTCCAAGGTTTATCTATGTATTTTTATCTCTATAATTTACCGCCCTTTAATTTTGgtgcttgtaaaaaaaaaatctaaatggttctcgtaatttatttatttttgttttggtcattactcttttttcaatttagtccttataatattttagtccttgtaatatacttatttttgttcaatttagcCCGAGTTATATCTAAAGtataatttaatgaattaacagtataaaatattacttaacaaaaaaaaagagtataaaaTAGTGTATCAAGGTTGAATTTATTAAACGTGTTTGTGATAATGGTTTCTGAATGCAGGGAAAGGAAGGGACAGTGTAACCTGGACTGGTAAGCATTATTGTAGGGACAGTAAAAGAGTCTTACAAGTCAAGAAGAAAATGTTCAAGTCCACGCCAAAATCTGTGACACtcccttttctattttaattcaaacaatgatttttttatcaacaaatgttaATGGTTagtatttcattaaattttgcaaaataattatcattcttttttttattaaaaggggCCTAAGCCCATTATCATTCTTTTTCAATGCAAATCATACATTCTAATTGATTGTAGCAAAGACGCAACAAGCTTATAAATTGCATAATCAACAATCAATCCTCAAAATTGATGGTTGAAGTAGATAAAGAAATTCTTTCCTCATACTTCCACCAAGCCAAACGAAAAACAGCTTATACTTTCTGAacccaaatcttttttttttttttttaaaaaaaagacatttccCTATAAGGTTGTGGAAGGTGAATAAATTTGTATCCAAGCAAATTCATCTTTGTAAGGCAAACTTGCCTCACAAGAAGCTTCACATGCATACACCACAATTGAAGCCCAATCCAGAGAGCCCACTTCATTGTCAACTCCGAAGTAATACAGCAGCTGTGGCAAAATCTGGCACCACCAACATTAACAACTCACTAtgtaaaggaaataagcaaaTATTTGCTTGAACAAGCAAAAGAAATAAGCAAACGTTTCAGCTTCAACCACTGATATCTAAAATAACTACCTAAAATTCACAACACATAGGTCTGGACTCCGGTGCAATAACTATATCTAGGGATATCAGCATTTGATGGCCGACCACTTGAAACAGGCCATATTGGCTTAGCATTGGTACCCCTATAATAACGGTTTCACCAAAACTGTAATTAAACacaatatattgataaattgataaaatctATACAACCATCAATCTGgttattatacaaattaaatctTCTATCACACTAGTAcaaaatatgattataaaaCAATGCACTTGATTTTGAGGGAAATTAAGATGCATAATCTAAATTCCAGCTTTCATCTTCTCACTTATAATTCAATAAGATAGTTTAACAGTTTTAAGCTAACAGCTAACATTTCAGCCTTGAGCTAACTTATCTACTTTTGTCAAACATAGTCATAGCATGTTCCAAATGGCTGGAATGTCTCAAATGTTAGGTAAGCCAATAAGATGCAAatgacaataaatatatttctactaTTTTCctgcttattttaattttttctcctGAGGCAAGATATTTGTCAAACATTTTCTCCCATTTGGTTTAGTAAATAATCTGCCTCCATAAGGGCCCACAAGGAAATTCACCATAGTTAAGCATTCTAATTTTGCTGAATCTTTATCACCTCAACACTTGTTCAGGGACCTTGGCAATGCATTCACGGAAGGAGGCCCAActttttttgtcatcatcaccCTGTTCTCAAACAATATAATTAGCAAATAATATACTTAAACAAGTAAcataatcttaattaaaaaaagattataccTCAAAGCTATCCAAAAGTGAATTCATTGTGTCATGAGTCCTGTTCCTTGAGATCAAGGAATTAGCTAAGGTATTTTCCTCCGACATGTCTCTATTATATTCACTTTCATCTTCAATGGtgatcatcaaaatcttctacATCGTCATTCTGGATAACCTTGAGCTTGTCAACAAGATCTCCAATGACATCAGTATCCATGTGTTTAGGAATGGAATAGAAAGTGCTAATCTGCAAGATAGTAACGACTCATTGTGTGAGT encodes:
- the LOC100795313 gene encoding protein transport protein Sec61 subunit beta codes for the protein MARGASQSQSTASHATTRPGVMAPRGTAAATAGMRRRRLGGGTSSASVSGGSGAGGSNMLRFYTDDAPGLKISPTVVLVMSLCFIGFVTALHVFGKLYRYRSSGATV
- the LOC100817160 gene encoding uncharacterized protein, producing the protein MITIEDESEYNRDMSEENTLANSLISRNRTHDTMNSLLDSFEGDDDKKSWASFRECIAKVPEQVLRGTNAKPIWPVSSGRPSNADIPRYSYCTGVQTYVL